The following proteins come from a genomic window of Phnomibacter ginsenosidimutans:
- a CDS encoding PAS domain S-box protein: MELGENNLRYFDAKLQLMENGNVLILSRDITETQQAALLLEESEQKYKSVFEATPVGLVAISATGEILLSNQHFRTLTGYTKEDIPNIEKWWTTAYPEEQYRTAIRTAWDAAVLKALQTQTNVTPMEVSIVCKNGESRYFEIGFVISGDISLVAFNDVHDKRLAQLQLAESENRFRQIAETVNEVFWLRSADFKELLYINPAYEKVFGRKIADLHEEERFFFNAVHPEDREMVWNNFERYKETLEFDMVYRIVTPDGAIKWLRNKSLPVKNEEGEVVAHAGTAVDVTDRKLAEIRLKNQEEFQHLLMQLATEFINAPVEQFDDVMNRMLEKVGLATHADRSYVFEHDYSNSTSSNTYEWCAENITPEIGNLQSLPMHLFADILAAHNEGEVYHVPNIEALRDTPALYQHFAEQGIQSLVVLPLMVHQKNIGFIGFDAVRKPRSFKPSEIQLLQVLAEIVTNAIVRRKSETQIRDSENDYRRLFDTMAQGVVYQDKTGHIIKANKAAEKILGLSLDQMLGRISTDSRWHSIHEDGTIFPGKEHPAMETLRTGKPVHNKVMGIFHPELEKYRWIIVNSEPEFIHPDDTPDRVFATFTDISDLKAAEAELKAQAELQQMLMEIATTYINIPLDQLDQSIHHSLGTIGRFVQADRAYIFDYDLDALTCSNTYEWCEDGIGAEIMNLQNISVEGMHDWLDKHKQGLPFVIADVQLLKDDSQKELKEVLTAQHIQSLITLPLIDNNRLLGFIGFDSVRKPHYYSEKEQQLLHLYTQVLLNVKKRLQTENSLEENKRFLENIIDNSGSLIFVKNLDGTYRTINKRFEAMIGKSRQDVIGKTDVEIFGEAQAKIYREHDNYVMQTDKILEVEELVETAEAVHHFLSIKFPLKDNEGKVTGVCGMSTEITERKIAEMQLRENEERLVQLTTLSHTFAWEVDQNGLFTYVSDVVTEVLGYTPEEMVGKLHYYDLHPEENRSTFIALTQHVFRNKETFNDLENPAVHKDGHEVWLATTGTPIVDEHGNLKGYRGGDTDITRRKNMELALVKSEAIYRLLAENSTDVIWILDINSLSLTFVSPSAIELRGYTAAESMVQPVEESMTPESYKAIAAKIQETLATYEATGILPPAEMLEIEQYHKDGSHVWVEVVAKLQLNMDGELEVLGVSRNITERKKVEQEKLLAQEALKESESRLEAIIETTSDNIWSINNQYEILYINGMFREAFKQSFGFALNKGDNILQVLPEPFKSSWKEHYDFVLHNKRRKSFEERYDFAEGSMWVEVAMFPILANDDITGVSCFGKDITQQKVSELALAESEQRFRTMFRDNTSVMLLINPEDGQIIDSNAAAEKFYGWSADKFQSMKLTDLSLHPDSTRQKMQLALAEKNARYEMVHKKSNGTLCEMEIFSSLIHIENRLVIHEIIHDISDKKRAEADLIEKNKQLNLLIQNIPGVVFNCINNDDNHMNFINDYIKEITGYRAAEINGTENIYYRKLIHPEDLPKFDFAVETAYQQKQRYNYSYRLLSKDGSYKWVYEIGEFQSYEGASLNKRIDGIIFDITNQITSEEQKLNAAYDAAEAERTRISHEIHDGIQQTLVASKLSIASMRKDIDQIGGRTLEKFTNGLQLLDQGIQEARSIAHALMPKQVNDYGFAVAVEHLIVNLDKKVEVNFEHPGLMLNDGKFGTNLFRITQEAVNNIIKHAQATKIDIKLSEAGNRLILTIHDNGIGFEKSLLHSPDKGIGMQIMASRAAAMNANFDVATAKGKGTTIIVDVPYE; encoded by the coding sequence ATGGAATTGGGCGAAAACAACTTGCGCTACTTTGACGCCAAGTTGCAGTTGATGGAAAACGGCAATGTGCTCATCCTTTCGAGAGACATCACCGAAACCCAACAGGCCGCTTTGCTGCTGGAAGAGAGTGAGCAGAAATACAAGTCGGTGTTTGAAGCAACACCTGTAGGACTGGTAGCTATTTCTGCTACAGGAGAAATACTATTATCCAACCAGCATTTCCGTACACTCACCGGATATACAAAAGAAGACATACCCAACATAGAAAAATGGTGGACAACCGCCTACCCCGAAGAACAATACCGGACAGCCATACGTACTGCATGGGATGCTGCAGTGTTGAAAGCATTGCAAACACAAACCAATGTAACACCTATGGAAGTTTCCATTGTGTGTAAAAACGGGGAATCAAGATACTTTGAAATCGGGTTTGTAATTTCTGGCGACATCAGCCTGGTTGCATTTAATGATGTGCACGACAAACGGCTTGCACAATTGCAATTGGCCGAGAGTGAAAACCGTTTCCGCCAGATTGCAGAAACGGTAAATGAAGTGTTTTGGCTCCGTTCAGCAGATTTTAAAGAACTGCTCTACATCAACCCCGCTTATGAAAAAGTATTCGGTAGAAAAATTGCTGATTTACATGAAGAAGAACGCTTCTTCTTCAATGCAGTACATCCGGAAGACCGGGAAATGGTTTGGAACAACTTCGAACGGTACAAAGAAACGTTGGAGTTTGACATGGTGTACCGGATAGTAACACCCGACGGAGCAATAAAATGGTTAAGAAACAAATCGCTGCCGGTAAAAAATGAAGAGGGTGAAGTGGTGGCCCACGCAGGCACTGCCGTAGATGTAACTGACAGAAAACTAGCTGAAATACGTTTAAAGAATCAGGAAGAGTTTCAGCATCTGCTGATGCAGTTGGCTACAGAATTCATCAACGCACCGGTAGAACAGTTTGATGATGTAATGAACCGCATGCTCGAAAAGGTAGGCTTGGCTACACATGCCGACAGGTCGTATGTATTTGAGCATGACTACAGTAACAGTACCTCCAGCAATACCTATGAATGGTGTGCAGAAAATATTACGCCTGAAATTGGCAACCTGCAATCGTTGCCCATGCATTTGTTTGCCGATATTTTGGCAGCACACAATGAAGGAGAAGTGTATCATGTACCCAACATTGAGGCACTGAGAGATACACCGGCACTGTACCAACACTTCGCAGAACAAGGCATTCAGTCATTGGTGGTATTGCCACTCATGGTGCATCAGAAGAATATCGGATTCATTGGCTTTGATGCAGTTCGCAAACCCCGTTCTTTCAAACCATCCGAAATACAACTGCTGCAGGTGCTGGCAGAAATTGTAACCAACGCCATAGTTCGCAGAAAATCTGAAACACAAATACGTGATAGTGAAAATGATTACCGCCGCTTGTTTGACACAATGGCGCAAGGCGTAGTGTATCAGGACAAAACCGGGCATATCATTAAAGCCAATAAAGCAGCTGAAAAAATATTGGGCCTGAGCCTTGACCAAATGCTGGGCAGAATATCTACCGATTCCAGATGGCATTCTATTCACGAAGATGGTACCATCTTCCCTGGCAAGGAGCATCCGGCTATGGAAACCCTGCGGACCGGCAAACCCGTGCACAATAAAGTAATGGGCATATTCCATCCTGAACTGGAAAAATACAGGTGGATTATTGTTAACTCTGAACCCGAGTTCATCCATCCCGACGACACGCCCGATCGGGTGTTTGCCACCTTTACCGATATCAGCGACCTCAAAGCAGCAGAAGCAGAATTGAAAGCGCAGGCAGAATTGCAACAAATGCTGATGGAGATTGCGACTACTTACATCAATATTCCGCTGGATCAACTCGACCAATCCATCCATCATTCACTGGGTACCATTGGCCGTTTTGTGCAGGCAGACAGGGCATACATTTTCGACTATGACTTGGATGCACTTACCTGCTCCAACACCTACGAGTGGTGCGAAGACGGCATAGGTGCAGAAATAATGAATCTCCAAAACATTTCAGTAGAAGGCATGCACGATTGGTTAGACAAGCACAAACAGGGATTGCCCTTTGTGATAGCTGATGTGCAACTGCTCAAAGATGATTCGCAAAAAGAGTTGAAAGAAGTATTGACAGCTCAACACATTCAAAGCCTTATAACGCTGCCGCTGATTGATAACAACCGGCTGTTAGGCTTTATCGGTTTTGATTCAGTAAGAAAACCGCACTACTATTCAGAAAAAGAACAGCAACTCCTTCACCTGTACACACAGGTATTGCTCAACGTAAAGAAACGTTTGCAAACAGAAAATTCATTGGAAGAAAACAAACGCTTCCTCGAGAACATTATCGACAACTCGGGCTCACTCATTTTTGTAAAAAATCTGGATGGCACTTACAGAACCATCAATAAAAGATTTGAAGCAATGATTGGCAAAAGCCGTCAGGATGTGATTGGTAAAACGGATGTGGAAATATTTGGCGAAGCACAAGCCAAAATATATCGGGAGCACGACAATTATGTAATGCAAACGGACAAAATACTAGAAGTTGAAGAATTGGTAGAAACAGCCGAAGCTGTCCATCATTTTCTCAGCATCAAATTTCCCCTGAAAGACAACGAAGGAAAAGTTACAGGGGTATGTGGCATGAGCACTGAAATAACCGAACGTAAAATTGCTGAAATGCAACTTCGTGAAAACGAAGAACGACTGGTTCAGCTTACTACCCTTTCCCACACCTTTGCCTGGGAAGTAGATCAAAACGGTCTTTTCACTTATGTAAGCGATGTAGTCACAGAAGTATTGGGATACACCCCGGAAGAAATGGTGGGCAAATTGCATTATTACGATTTGCATCCTGAAGAAAACCGCTCCACCTTCATTGCGCTTACACAGCATGTATTTCGCAATAAAGAAACCTTCAATGATTTAGAAAACCCAGCTGTACACAAAGATGGACATGAAGTATGGCTGGCTACAACCGGAACGCCGATTGTAGATGAACATGGAAATCTCAAAGGTTATCGTGGTGGCGACACCGATATTACCAGAAGAAAAAACATGGAGCTTGCATTGGTAAAGAGCGAAGCTATTTACCGCTTGCTTGCCGAAAACTCTACCGATGTCATCTGGATATTAGATATCAACTCACTCTCACTAACTTTTGTAAGCCCGAGTGCAATTGAGTTGCGTGGTTATACTGCTGCAGAATCAATGGTGCAGCCTGTGGAAGAATCCATGACACCCGAGTCTTACAAAGCAATTGCGGCCAAGATTCAGGAAACACTTGCAACATATGAAGCAACCGGCATATTACCCCCTGCTGAAATGTTGGAGATTGAGCAATACCACAAAGATGGCAGCCATGTGTGGGTAGAAGTAGTAGCTAAGCTACAGTTGAATATGGATGGTGAACTGGAAGTGTTGGGTGTAAGCCGAAACATTACCGAACGCAAAAAAGTAGAGCAGGAAAAACTGCTGGCTCAGGAAGCGTTGAAAGAAAGTGAATCGAGACTGGAAGCAATTATCGAAACTACTTCGGATAATATTTGGTCCATCAACAATCAATACGAAATACTGTACATCAACGGTATGTTCCGCGAAGCTTTCAAACAAAGCTTTGGTTTTGCGCTGAATAAAGGCGACAATATTCTTCAGGTACTGCCAGAACCATTCAAGAGTTCGTGGAAGGAGCACTATGATTTTGTATTGCACAACAAACGCAGAAAATCATTTGAGGAGCGGTACGATTTTGCTGAAGGCAGTATGTGGGTAGAAGTGGCCATGTTCCCGATTTTGGCCAATGATGACATTACAGGCGTTTCCTGTTTTGGCAAAGACATTACCCAACAAAAAGTATCTGAACTGGCATTGGCTGAAAGTGAACAGCGATTCAGAACCATGTTTAGAGACAATACTTCGGTGATGTTGCTTATCAATCCTGAAGATGGCCAGATAATAGACTCTAACGCTGCCGCAGAAAAATTCTATGGCTGGTCTGCCGATAAGTTTCAGTCTATGAAACTCACAGACCTGAGTTTGCACCCGGATAGCACCAGACAAAAAATGCAACTTGCGCTTGCAGAGAAAAATGCACGGTATGAGATGGTGCACAAAAAGAGCAACGGCACACTCTGCGAAATGGAAATCTTTAGTAGTCTCATCCACATTGAAAACCGTTTGGTCATTCATGAAATCATACACGACATATCGGATAAAAAACGAGCCGAGGCTGATTTGATTGAGAAAAACAAGCAGCTCAATCTATTAATCCAAAACATCCCCGGTGTTGTGTTCAATTGCATCAACAATGATGACAATCACATGAACTTCATCAACGATTATATCAAAGAAATAACCGGGTATAGAGCTGCTGAAATTAATGGCACAGAAAACATCTACTACCGAAAACTCATTCATCCAGAGGACTTACCGAAGTTTGATTTCGCCGTAGAAACAGCCTACCAACAAAAGCAACGCTACAATTACAGCTATCGACTGCTGAGTAAAGACGGCAGCTACAAATGGGTATACGAAATTGGTGAGTTCCAGTCTTACGAAGGTGCGTCGCTCAACAAGCGAATTGACGGAATCATTTTCGACATCACCAACCAAATAACCAGCGAAGAACAAAAACTTAATGCAGCATACGATGCCGCAGAAGCTGAGCGTACCCGTATTTCGCATGAAATACACGATGGCATACAGCAAACACTGGTGGCCAGTAAGCTGAGTATAGCATCCATGCGCAAAGACATTGATCAGATTGGTGGCCGCACCCTTGAGAAGTTTACCAATGGCCTGCAGCTGTTGGATCAGGGTATACAAGAGGCCAGAAGTATTGCACATGCATTGATGCCTAAGCAAGTAAATGATTATGGTTTTGCCGTAGCCGTTGAACACCTGATTGTGAATCTCGACAAAAAAGTGGAAGTCAACTTCGAGCATCCGGGACTGATGCTGAACGATGGCAAGTTTGGCACCAACCTGTTCAGGATAACACAGGAAGCTGTCAACAACATCATCAAACATGCACAAGCCACTAAAATCG
- a CDS encoding PAS domain-containing protein has translation MGVSSDITARKKAEIALAQSEARYRTLYDASPVGIVVTGSENEILLGNDSFKKMTGYDYQDVANPEAWWKNAYPDAEYREKISTEWLQTINHAKATNSSVTAFEAYITCKNGEQRYFQLGFMPGSEINIITFTDVHDLRMAQQAVARASVNMHNLMGGLPQGVGIVNHITHRFEYVNNALCKLFGYTPEEFYTLTPKDLHPPYEYERVREDFAQLEAGVMHETLLYDVIHKSGTVLQMEITPIFVEYNGQMTIAGVFSDVSEKIQATKALQLAKDKAEENELLLKQAQRIAMMGSWSLDYLQNQLQWSDAVYEILGLIPDSVIPTYPLYLSFVHPDDKALLDDAYQKHLQQQAPYDVRHRIVLKNGSIKYINASGVTDFDEVTGEPLYTIGIMTDVTKQVQAEQTLLKAKEEAEAREVILKQVQKIAKTGYWTFNIEQNHITWSSDVFDIFGMDETDPVPVYQQYMSMMPKEDAALVDKTYQQHLSQRIPYDITHRIYTKQGEIKYVHERCETFYDDNAKPIKSLGVIADITAEQHSTTELKAQAQYIDSLLQAIPDLLFVLDQGRQIHCIQILQRSTAADAAGNVYGQKLQ, from the coding sequence ATGGGTGTAAGCAGCGATATCACAGCCCGAAAAAAAGCGGAGATTGCGCTGGCACAAAGCGAAGCCCGTTATAGAACCTTATATGATGCATCTCCTGTAGGTATTGTGGTTACCGGCAGCGAAAACGAAATTTTGCTGGGCAACGATAGTTTCAAAAAAATGACCGGCTACGACTATCAGGATGTGGCCAACCCGGAAGCATGGTGGAAAAATGCCTACCCCGATGCTGAATACCGCGAGAAAATATCGACAGAATGGCTACAAACTATCAACCACGCAAAAGCCACTAACAGCAGTGTAACTGCTTTTGAAGCTTACATCACCTGCAAAAACGGTGAGCAACGATATTTTCAGCTGGGCTTTATGCCAGGCAGCGAAATCAACATCATCACATTTACAGATGTACACGACCTGCGTATGGCACAGCAGGCTGTAGCCAGAGCATCGGTAAACATGCACAACCTGATGGGCGGCCTGCCACAAGGCGTTGGCATTGTCAATCACATTACCCATCGTTTTGAGTATGTAAACAACGCCCTTTGCAAACTCTTTGGCTATACCCCCGAAGAGTTTTATACACTCACTCCCAAAGACCTGCATCCGCCATACGAATATGAGCGGGTGAGAGAAGACTTTGCACAATTGGAAGCCGGTGTAATGCATGAAACTTTGTTGTATGATGTAATACACAAATCGGGCACCGTATTACAAATGGAAATCACGCCCATATTTGTTGAATACAATGGGCAAATGACCATTGCGGGAGTATTTAGTGATGTGAGTGAAAAAATTCAGGCAACTAAAGCATTGCAATTGGCCAAAGACAAAGCTGAGGAAAATGAATTGTTGCTAAAGCAGGCACAACGCATCGCCATGATGGGCTCTTGGTCGTTGGATTATTTGCAAAACCAGTTGCAATGGTCCGATGCGGTGTATGAAATTTTGGGCCTCATCCCCGACTCTGTTATTCCTACCTATCCGCTCTACCTCAGCTTTGTACACCCCGACGACAAAGCACTGTTGGATGACGCCTACCAAAAGCACCTTCAACAACAGGCGCCATACGACGTAAGGCATAGAATTGTTTTGAAAAACGGCAGCATTAAGTACATCAATGCAAGTGGCGTTACTGACTTTGATGAAGTTACAGGTGAACCACTGTACACCATTGGCATTATGACGGATGTAACCAAGCAGGTACAGGCCGAGCAAACTTTGTTGAAAGCAAAAGAAGAAGCAGAAGCCAGGGAAGTGATATTGAAGCAGGTGCAGAAAATTGCTAAAACAGGATACTGGACATTCAATATTGAACAAAATCATATAACCTGGTCGTCAGATGTTTTCGACATTTTTGGCATGGATGAAACAGATCCTGTTCCTGTATACCAGCAATACATGAGTATGATGCCGAAAGAAGATGCTGCGTTGGTAGACAAAACTTACCAACAGCATCTGAGCCAAAGAATCCCATACGATATTACACATCGCATTTATACAAAACAGGGAGAAATAAAGTATGTACATGAAAGATGCGAAACCTTCTATGATGATAATGCAAAGCCAATTAAGTCACTTGGTGTAATTGCAGACATCACGGCAGAACAACACTCTACCACAGAATTAAAAGCACAGGCGCAATACATCGACTCACTGCTACAGGCCATCCCCGACTTGCTGTTCGTTCTCGATCAGGGAAGGCAAATTCACTGCATTCAAATCCTCCAGCGAAGCACAGCTGCTGATGCCGCCGGAAATGTTTATGGGCAAAAACTTCAATGA
- a CDS encoding PAS domain-containing protein: MTFVDITQRKIAEETLVTNEAKFRRIAEQMTDMVWIGDLQYKASYVSPSVEKIYGLTVEEYFTTPLEKRFPQHSIDTFKTLHQKLLAELEANPALQSREVTMEIEAYRKDGTPIWVKSTTKILGATTTTNPLASWV; the protein is encoded by the coding sequence ATGACGTTTGTCGACATTACACAACGGAAAATAGCGGAAGAAACACTGGTTACCAACGAAGCCAAGTTCAGAAGAATTGCTGAGCAAATGACCGACATGGTTTGGATTGGCGACCTGCAATACAAAGCCAGTTATGTAAGCCCATCGGTTGAAAAGATTTATGGACTAACCGTAGAAGAATATTTTACCACGCCGCTGGAAAAAAGATTTCCGCAGCACTCTATCGACACTTTTAAAACCTTACACCAAAAGCTACTGGCCGAGCTGGAAGCCAACCCTGCCCTGCAAAGCCGGGAAGTGACCATGGAAATTGAGGCGTACAGAAAAGATGGCACTCCTATCTGGGTAAAGAGTACCACCAAAATTTTAGGTGCGACGACAACTACAAACCCATTGGCATCATGGGTGTAA
- a CDS encoding PAS domain-containing protein: MELVDTAFSKHIEYRSDFNIIFRIITAKKTLKYVHEKCRTEFDAQGRPVRTIGIVMDITKQRLAELALKEEQQNYQSLIQYAPVGMVAISEDEHVFLGNKKFQQLTGYKPYDIDSLQDWWEKAYPSVESKKSAQKNWEIILSNNGKRKSPVPNIESVIVCKDGSLKNVEIGYVFTGKVSPDDVCRHYTTENSGRNTGYQRSQVQKNC, from the coding sequence GTGGAGTTGGTAGATACTGCCTTTTCAAAACACATCGAATACCGGTCAGACTTCAACATTATTTTCCGAATCATCACGGCAAAAAAAACGCTGAAGTATGTGCACGAAAAATGCCGGACAGAATTTGATGCACAGGGTAGACCAGTGAGAACCATTGGTATTGTAATGGACATTACCAAACAACGGCTGGCCGAATTGGCGCTGAAAGAAGAACAGCAAAACTATCAGTCGCTCATACAATATGCACCTGTGGGTATGGTGGCCATAAGCGAAGACGAACATGTGTTTTTGGGCAACAAAAAATTTCAGCAACTAACAGGCTACAAGCCTTACGACATAGACAGCCTGCAAGATTGGTGGGAAAAGGCTTACCCCTCGGTAGAAAGCAAAAAAAGTGCACAAAAGAACTGGGAAATTATCCTGAGCAATAATGGCAAAAGAAAATCACCCGTCCCCAATATAGAGTCCGTTATTGTGTGCAAAGATGGTAGCCTGAAAAATGTTGAGATAGGTTACGTCTTCACAGGCAAAGTATCACCTGATGACGTTTGTCGACATTACACAACGGAAAATAGCGGAAGAAACACTGGTTACCAACGAAGCCAAGTTCAGAAGAATTGCTGA
- a CDS encoding PAS domain-containing protein, translating into MANQRGDSETLAYILGQLQASLDRIGDACLALDPNLRCVFANESAATLLGESKETLMINNTVISNNPFFEPEILTAFKAAISTQQQQFLEVPARDSKAWYAYRIYPDTQGISVFIETLPGYAQTSKARKEATDNMQRLMDELPNGMLLADIQTRNFVYANRAICDMFGYTAEEFEQLSPVQLHPEYETQRVIETFTSMLEGKTSHLTNLDSLHKDGHIFTVDISAVIVSFKGRPCISGLFQDVTERKQLAELETKAKETIAASEMLMRQAQDIGNMGSWEIRHSDYHIKWSETTCRIFDINSSDFEPTHSFFMQFVYILKMWSW; encoded by the coding sequence ATGGCCAACCAGCGAGGAGACTCAGAAACATTAGCATACATACTCGGGCAATTGCAAGCATCACTTGACCGGATTGGCGACGCCTGCCTGGCACTCGACCCTAACCTGCGTTGTGTGTTTGCCAACGAGAGTGCTGCCACATTACTTGGAGAAAGCAAGGAAACGCTGATGATCAACAACACCGTCATTAGCAACAATCCTTTTTTTGAACCGGAAATTCTTACCGCATTTAAGGCTGCCATCAGCACACAGCAGCAGCAATTTTTGGAAGTACCTGCCCGTGACTCAAAGGCTTGGTATGCTTACCGCATTTACCCCGACACTCAGGGCATTTCTGTATTTATTGAAACATTGCCGGGCTACGCTCAAACATCAAAGGCCCGAAAAGAAGCTACTGACAATATGCAGCGGCTGATGGACGAACTGCCCAACGGCATGCTGCTGGCAGATATACAAACAAGAAATTTTGTATACGCCAACAGAGCCATCTGCGACATGTTTGGCTACACAGCGGAAGAGTTTGAACAACTTTCGCCGGTGCAGCTTCACCCCGAGTACGAAACACAGCGGGTAATAGAAACATTCACAAGCATGCTGGAGGGCAAAACCTCCCATCTTACCAACCTCGATTCTTTGCACAAAGACGGCCACATTTTTACCGTAGATATTTCTGCCGTTATTGTTTCGTTCAAAGGGCGGCCCTGTATTTCTGGCTTGTTTCAGGATGTAACAGAACGAAAACAACTTGCTGAACTTGAAACAAAAGCCAAGGAAACTATTGCAGCCAGTGAAATGCTCATGCGACAGGCGCAAGACATTGGCAACATGGGCTCATGGGAAATCCGGCATTCGGATTATCACATCAAATGGTCGGAAACCACTTGTCGCATTTTTGATATTAACAGTAGTGATTTTGAGCCAACCCACAGCTTTTTCATGCAGTTTGTATACATCCTGAAGATGTGGAGTTGGTAG
- the atpG gene encoding ATP synthase F1 subunit gamma, with product MSGALKEVRNRIKSVQSTQQITKAMKMVSAAKLRRAQDGIQQMRPYAKKLQEMLSNIVSNTEVEAGGALTVERPIEKVLVILITSDRGLCGGYNANLVKLAKATILEQYAAQHAKKNVTVWNIGKKGWESLSKQGFNTDATHKDIFLHLSFEAVQACAQAAINGFLAKDFDVVEVVYSEFKNAASQRFQVERFLPIPKMEKKAGAAKADFIFEPNKEQLIAELMPKILNTQLYKAVLDAHASEHGARMTAMDKATENAGELLKSLKISYNRARQAAITTELTEIVSGAAALQG from the coding sequence ATGAGTGGTGCATTAAAAGAGGTTCGTAACCGAATCAAAAGCGTACAGAGTACCCAGCAAATTACCAAGGCCATGAAAATGGTGAGTGCCGCCAAGCTGCGCCGTGCACAAGATGGTATCCAGCAAATGAGGCCCTATGCCAAAAAATTGCAGGAAATGCTGAGCAATATTGTGAGCAATACCGAGGTAGAAGCCGGCGGTGCCCTCACGGTGGAGCGTCCTATCGAAAAGGTATTGGTTATCCTCATTACCAGCGACCGCGGCCTTTGCGGTGGCTACAATGCCAACCTGGTAAAGCTGGCCAAAGCCACCATTCTGGAGCAGTACGCTGCCCAGCATGCCAAGAAAAATGTAACCGTTTGGAACATTGGTAAAAAAGGTTGGGAAAGCCTGAGCAAACAGGGTTTCAATACCGATGCTACCCATAAAGACATTTTCCTCCACCTCAGCTTCGAAGCCGTGCAGGCTTGTGCTCAGGCTGCCATCAACGGCTTCCTGGCCAAAGATTTCGACGTGGTAGAAGTGGTATACAGCGAATTCAAGAATGCCGCTTCACAGCGTTTTCAGGTAGAACGTTTCCTGCCCATTCCTAAAATGGAAAAGAAAGCAGGTGCTGCCAAGGCCGACTTCATTTTTGAGCCCAACAAGGAGCAACTCATTGCGGAGCTGATGCCCAAAATTTTGAACACCCAACTGTATAAGGCCGTGCTGGATGCCCACGCCAGTGAGCATGGTGCCCGCATGACGGCCATGGACAAAGCCACCGAAAACGCCGGCGAACTGCTGAAGAGCCTCAAGATCAGCTACAACCGTGCCCGCCAGGCTGCCATCACCACCGAACTGACCGAGATTGTGAGTGGTGCCGCCGCCCTGCAGGGATAA
- the scpB gene encoding SMC-Scp complex subunit ScpB translates to MEISVIIPHVEALIFASEKPVTTLDLLELVNNAIAFMEERATLDQVESAIEAVREKYSSEFYPFEVRESGGGWQFLTKGTYHKTVAVLNGDKFLKRLSSAALETLAIIAYKQPITKGEIESIRGVNSDYAVQKLLEKELVVITGRKEDAPGHPLIYATSKTFMDYFGINSPEELPKLSDIVPTDMVMPTAVGEAHMVDSDVEAEQSDATAPAEHATDENSGEVNMLAVNADGEMEEIMLNAEATIDAAEAIEEVQEETTEIETAEEAVENDDTAADAPDEDAAAPADDEPTQA, encoded by the coding sequence ATGGAAATATCTGTGATTATACCGCATGTGGAAGCCCTCATTTTCGCCAGCGAAAAACCGGTAACCACCCTCGACCTGCTCGAACTGGTCAACAATGCCATTGCCTTTATGGAAGAGCGGGCCACCCTCGATCAGGTGGAGAGTGCCATTGAAGCCGTTCGTGAAAAATACAGCAGCGAATTTTATCCCTTCGAAGTACGGGAAAGCGGCGGTGGCTGGCAGTTCCTTACCAAGGGTACCTACCACAAAACCGTGGCCGTGCTCAATGGCGATAAGTTTTTGAAACGCCTGAGCTCTGCAGCACTGGAAACACTCGCCATCATTGCCTACAAGCAGCCCATTACCAAGGGCGAAATTGAAAGCATCCGTGGGGTAAACAGCGACTACGCCGTGCAAAAACTGCTGGAAAAAGAACTGGTGGTGATTACAGGTCGTAAAGAAGATGCCCCCGGCCACCCACTCATTTATGCCACCAGCAAAACCTTTATGGATTACTTCGGCATCAATAGTCCCGAAGAGCTGCCCAAGCTCAGCGATATTGTGCCCACTGATATGGTGATGCCCACTGCTGTAGGCGAAGCCCACATGGTAGACAGCGATGTGGAAGCCGAGCAGTCAGATGCAACCGCACCAGCCGAACATGCAACTGATGAAAACAGTGGAGAGGTAAATATGCTGGCGGTAAATGCCGATGGCGAAATGGAAGAAATCATGCTGAATGCAGAAGCCACCATAGATGCGGCCGAAGCCATAGAAGAAGTGCAGGAAGAAACCACTGAAATAGAAACGGCTGAAGAAGCTGTCGAAAACGATGACACAGCTGCTGATGCACCTGATGAAGATGCCGCGGCGCCTGCCGATGACGAACCAACACAAGCTTAA